The following is a genomic window from Limibacillus sp..
CGCCAGGGGGAAACCGACGTTGCCGAGGCCGATGAAGGCGATGCGCATGCTGGGAGGCTCCTTAGATTTCGTCGTTGCGTGTCAGAGCGGGTCTTCACCCGGCATGAGGTGCAGGGCGTTCCCGTGATCGGGGTGGGCCCGCGCGACCTCCTCATCCAGTTCGATCCCCAGGCCCGGCTCTTTGGGCGGGACCACGTAGCCCTCCTCCCAGCGGATCGGGGTCGTGAGCAGCTCCGCATGGAAACCGCCCCAGGTCTCGATGGACTCCAGGATCAGGAAGTTGGGCGAGCAGGCGGCGAGATGCACGTTGGCCGCGCCCTCCACCGGGCCGCAGTAGAGATGCGGGGCGATCTGGGCGTAATGCGCCTCGGCCATGCCGGCGATCTTCTTGGCTTCGAGCAGTCCGCCGACGCGCCCCAGCGCCGGTTGCAGGATCGAGGCCGCCCCCAGTTGCAGGACCCGGGCGAACTCGTACTTGGTCGTGAGACGCTCTCCCGTCGCGATCGGCAGGCGGCAGGCGCGCGCGACCTTGGCCATCTCCTCGGGCATGTCGGGCGGCGTGGGCTCCTCGAACCAAAGCGGTTCATAGCGCTCCAGCCGCCGCCCCATGCGGATCGCGCCGGAGGCGGTGAACTGGCCGTGGGTGCCGAACAGCAGGTCGGCGCGCGTGCCGACCGCCTCGCGGATCGCCCGGCAGAATGCCTCCGAGCGCTCCAGGGACTCCAGATCCGGCTGACGCGGATCGTAGACGCCATAGGGGCCCGCCGGGTCGAACTTCAAGGCGGTGAAGCCCAGATCGAGGTACTCCAGCGCGCGCTCGGCGGCGGCGTCTGGATCGGTGTAGACCTTGGCCGACTTGTTGTTCGCGTCGCCCTCGCCCTTGTCCGAGCGGGGATAGAGGTAGGTGTAGCTGCGCACGCCCTCGTGCACACGCCCGCCCAGCAGTTCGTAGACCGGCTTGCCGCAGGCCTTGCCGATCATGTCCCAGCAGGCGATCTCCAGGCCGCTGATGACCCCGACCAGGGTCGGATCGGGACGGCCCGAATAGCCGCGCCCATAGGCGCGCCGCCAGAAGGCCTCGATATGGAAGGGCTCCTCGCCCTCCAGGTGCTTTTGGAACACGTCCTCGATCATGGCGACCACGACCGAGGGCGAGAAGGAGGCGCAGTAGACCTCCCCAAGCCCGGTCACGCCGTCGTCG
Proteins encoded in this region:
- a CDS encoding mandelate racemase/muconate lactonizing enzyme family protein; this translates as MRIRELETFVVGNPPPHYGGRYFLFVKLTSDDGVTGLGEVYCASFSPSVVVAMIEDVFQKHLEGEEPFHIEAFWRRAYGRGYSGRPDPTLVGVISGLEIACWDMIGKACGKPVYELLGGRVHEGVRSYTYLYPRSDKGEGDANNKSAKVYTDPDAAAERALEYLDLGFTALKFDPAGPYGVYDPRQPDLESLERSEAFCRAIREAVGTRADLLFGTHGQFTASGAIRMGRRLERYEPLWFEEPTPPDMPEEMAKVARACRLPIATGERLTTKYEFARVLQLGAASILQPALGRVGGLLEAKKIAGMAEAHYAQIAPHLYCGPVEGAANVHLAACSPNFLILESIETWGGFHAELLTTPIRWEEGYVVPPKEPGLGIELDEEVARAHPDHGNALHLMPGEDPL